In Stieleria varia, one genomic interval encodes:
- a CDS encoding aminotransferase class V-fold PLP-dependent enzyme — translation MNLQQHWMLNPEIDFLNHGSFGATPKVVLETQRHFADALESDPIEFLAPERRLLPKLDAVRNRLAGLVNTPPDSLAFVRNATDGVNAVVRSIVLDPGDEVVITNHGYNACNNAVRFAAERQGATVRVAEVPFPLRDAGEVVEAIERVFSNRTRLLVVDHVTSPTGLVFPIDRIIAACKQRGIRTLVDGAHAPGMMEIDLNELAPDYYTGNHHKWLCAPKTSGFLYVRTEYHDEVRPTVISHGANTVWPGRSKFQSEFDWVGTYDPTPLLAVPAALDFLESLHVGGIIGHMLSNHQLALAARAILLDRLAIEAPSPESMIGSMVTIPLPQHIVDSFAACESLQQWLYKEHKIELPIFRGSRDRWLLRVSLQAYNTIEQIERLVRVMQTIGIHRRSCSA, via the coding sequence GTGAATTTGCAACAGCACTGGATGCTCAATCCTGAGATTGATTTTCTCAATCATGGTTCGTTCGGGGCGACGCCGAAGGTCGTTCTGGAGACGCAGCGGCATTTTGCCGATGCGTTGGAGTCCGATCCGATCGAGTTCTTGGCGCCGGAGCGTCGGTTGCTGCCCAAGTTGGACGCCGTGCGAAACCGACTAGCCGGACTTGTTAACACGCCACCCGATTCACTTGCTTTCGTCCGAAACGCCACCGACGGTGTGAATGCCGTTGTGCGATCCATCGTCCTGGATCCAGGTGACGAAGTGGTGATCACCAACCACGGATACAACGCGTGTAACAACGCCGTGCGATTCGCGGCGGAGAGACAAGGTGCCACTGTCCGGGTGGCTGAGGTCCCTTTTCCGCTCCGAGACGCGGGAGAAGTGGTCGAGGCAATCGAACGCGTCTTTTCTAATCGCACGCGTTTGCTGGTGGTCGACCATGTGACAAGCCCCACCGGCTTGGTTTTCCCCATCGATCGCATCATCGCTGCTTGCAAACAACGTGGGATACGAACACTGGTCGATGGTGCCCACGCACCGGGCATGATGGAGATCGATTTGAATGAACTCGCCCCGGACTACTACACCGGCAATCACCACAAGTGGCTGTGTGCACCGAAGACATCCGGGTTCTTGTACGTCCGAACGGAATACCACGACGAAGTGCGACCGACGGTGATCAGCCACGGTGCGAACACGGTTTGGCCGGGTCGATCCAAGTTTCAATCCGAATTTGATTGGGTGGGAACCTACGATCCCACGCCTCTGCTGGCAGTTCCCGCCGCTCTGGATTTCCTTGAGTCGTTGCACGTCGGTGGGATCATAGGGCACATGCTCAGTAATCATCAACTGGCATTGGCTGCCCGGGCGATCTTGCTGGACAGACTTGCGATCGAAGCACCGTCGCCTGAATCCATGATCGGCAGCATGGTGACGATCCCGCTGCCACAGCACATTGTTGATTCATTCGCGGCATGCGAATCGTTGCAGCAGTGGCTTTACAAAGAGCACAAGATCGAGTTGCCGATTTTTCGCGGCTCCCGCGATCGTTGGCTATTGAGAGTGTCGTTGCAGGCTTACAACACCATCGAACAGATCGAGCGATTGGTGAGGGTAATGCAAACCATCGGCATCCATCGTAGGTCATGCTCAGCATGA
- a CDS encoding sensor histidine kinase produces the protein MPKPKIVGLIALFVLWILFSVWQRSEHVHQCTLIRASLSSQAESLTGAVTSGVKSHRWFGPFVRQQLPSTLEILAGSKNVRAIAVVVLDGSEDVFVAGDRDAIDFSLPIGEHVVDNTLQVVEHFSMQNTGPPNGRFGEPLDVPETVDFRSIIVLDRTAMMAQVYFEARNRLLIFALGTLFLIAAGTLWQYTVRLAQAEGTNRVLQTETRHLRELGQAAAGLAHETRNPLGLIRGWTQRLASAGLPNAEQQEQAEAVLEECDRVTARINQFLAFARQAEIDLQSVCVLDLVQELSVLLQSDLDAGELKLETKIPKPTSTIRADRDQLRQILFNLTQNAIAFAPPGSTITISLGPSRVKTEVSRGTFCLEVIDQGPGVPAEIADHLFEPYVTRRAGGTGLGLSIVRRIAVAHGWQVGYHPGTDGGSVIWIDGIQVAK, from the coding sequence ATGCCGAAACCCAAGATTGTCGGTCTAATTGCTCTGTTCGTGTTGTGGATTTTGTTTTCCGTTTGGCAACGGTCTGAGCATGTTCATCAATGCACATTGATCCGTGCGTCACTTTCATCGCAGGCGGAGTCCTTGACGGGTGCGGTCACCAGTGGCGTGAAGTCGCATCGATGGTTTGGCCCCTTTGTCAGACAACAGCTTCCCTCCACGTTGGAGATCCTTGCCGGATCAAAGAACGTGCGTGCGATCGCGGTGGTTGTGTTGGACGGATCGGAGGATGTCTTTGTCGCCGGAGACAGAGACGCTATCGATTTTTCGCTTCCGATCGGCGAGCATGTTGTCGACAACACGCTACAGGTCGTTGAGCACTTTTCGATGCAAAACACGGGGCCACCGAACGGTCGTTTTGGAGAGCCATTGGATGTCCCTGAGACGGTCGATTTTCGATCCATCATCGTCTTGGATCGAACGGCGATGATGGCGCAAGTTTATTTCGAAGCCAGGAATCGGCTCTTGATCTTTGCGTTGGGAACATTGTTTCTCATTGCGGCAGGGACTCTTTGGCAATACACCGTCAGGTTAGCTCAAGCGGAGGGAACCAACCGCGTATTGCAGACGGAAACGCGGCATCTAAGGGAGCTTGGTCAGGCTGCCGCTGGATTGGCTCATGAGACCCGCAATCCATTGGGCCTGATTCGCGGATGGACCCAACGATTGGCCAGTGCGGGGCTTCCCAACGCCGAGCAGCAGGAGCAAGCCGAAGCGGTATTGGAGGAGTGCGATCGCGTCACCGCGAGGATCAATCAGTTCTTGGCGTTTGCTCGTCAAGCGGAAATCGATCTGCAATCGGTGTGCGTACTCGATCTTGTCCAAGAGCTGAGCGTCCTGCTGCAGTCGGACCTGGATGCGGGTGAGTTAAAATTAGAGACCAAGATCCCCAAGCCGACGTCAACGATCCGAGCCGACCGAGATCAACTCAGGCAGATCCTGTTCAACTTGACTCAGAACGCGATTGCGTTTGCACCACCGGGCAGCACCATCACCATCTCGCTCGGCCCTTCTCGCGTTAAAACCGAAGTGAGTCGAGGAACATTCTGTTTGGAGGTGATCGATCAAGGCCCCGGAGTTCCGGCGGAGATTGCAGACCATCTGTTCGAGCCCTATGTGACGCGGCGAGCCGGTGGCACTGGGCTGGGGCTCAGCATCGTTCGACGCATTGCGGTCGCACACGGCTGGCAAGTCGGATACCATCCGGGGACGGATGGCGGCAGCGTGATCTGGATCGATGGTATACAAGTAGCCAAATGA
- a CDS encoding DUF2202 domain-containing protein gives MKRYLMGVGTMLVLSLFLSDASAQQRRGGKGAGQGRGAGQSQSQTRPGNQAAINPRQDIRGGGPMGGGPMGGGSGGAINASGSGLDLQRMWEEEKLARDVYNRLAQTSKLMIFRNISRAESQHMQSIERVMRTGAGNGATLQDVPGVFSYPEYQQLYQSLVASGTQNPLAALMVGAKVEEMDIADLRQLLTRTNDAQVRQVLQHLMRGSQNHLRAFASQIAIQGGTYNAEFLTQAEFDQTARGSGTGSGQQGRGQGQQGQGQQGQGQQGSAGFGQGQGQGMPGGVGGAAGQNRPGGGNVGGGNPGKGKQGGGNRGGRR, from the coding sequence ATGAAACGTTATCTCATGGGAGTCGGAACCATGTTGGTCCTGTCCCTGTTCCTATCGGACGCTTCTGCGCAGCAAAGGCGTGGTGGCAAAGGCGCCGGTCAAGGGCGCGGCGCCGGCCAATCCCAATCGCAAACTCGCCCTGGAAATCAGGCAGCGATCAACCCGCGTCAAGACATCCGCGGAGGAGGCCCAATGGGAGGAGGCCCAATGGGAGGAGGCTCAGGGGGAGCCATCAACGCATCGGGCAGCGGACTCGACTTGCAACGGATGTGGGAGGAGGAGAAGTTGGCGAGAGATGTTTACAACCGACTTGCACAGACGTCTAAACTGATGATCTTTCGCAACATTTCTCGGGCGGAGTCTCAGCACATGCAGTCCATCGAACGCGTGATGCGCACCGGTGCGGGCAATGGGGCAACTCTGCAAGATGTCCCCGGCGTGTTTTCCTATCCTGAATACCAACAGCTCTATCAATCACTCGTCGCCAGCGGAACTCAGAACCCGCTGGCCGCGTTGATGGTCGGTGCGAAAGTGGAAGAAATGGACATCGCGGACTTGAGACAATTGTTGACCAGGACCAACGATGCTCAGGTTCGTCAAGTGCTGCAGCACTTGATGCGAGGCTCCCAGAACCACTTGCGCGCATTTGCATCGCAGATCGCCATTCAGGGTGGGACTTACAACGCTGAGTTCTTGACGCAAGCTGAGTTCGATCAGACTGCGAGGGGGTCCGGTACGGGCAGCGGGCAACAAGGCCGAGGACAGGGTCAACAGGGACAGGGTCAACAGGGACAGGGTCAACAGGGTTCGGCAGGATTCGGTCAGGGGCAAGGTCAGGGCATGCCAGGCGGCGTGGGCGGAGCCGCCGGTCAGAATCGTCCGGGCGGCGGAAATGTCGGTGGCGGAAACCCGGGCAAAGGCAAACAGGGTGGCGGTAATCGGGGTGGACGAAGGTAG